A single Streptomyces sannanensis DNA region contains:
- a CDS encoding recombinase family protein, whose protein sequence is MARLYGFDDSARTRLRDDEKQVIRLAASRVREGQSLAAVARWMNDQGYRGTLGGAWAPVSLGRLLDNPVIAGLAQDPKTGELYETGLPRIIEPEEFEELRKRQRRPERTTPDFDYMLTGGLLGTCGLCGHALVGARSNSSTPGYRCQPDEEGGCGKVRVAAHLLEDYVGTRVLGELARPGALLRLQEEKARIEAEAEQVRNRLAALEEQRGNLAEDYAKQELGRAAYKAANQKIDDAEKELRQTLRYAEQVAAAPLGGIDDVTGLVNWWNSAPAKSRRALCHLLLDQVEVYQASARGIRHIEDGRVVLRWKSAGGQVS, encoded by the coding sequence ATGGCACGGCTCTACGGGTTCGATGACTCGGCGCGCACCCGCCTGCGCGACGACGAGAAACAAGTGATCAGGCTCGCAGCCAGCCGTGTCCGTGAAGGCCAGTCGCTGGCGGCGGTCGCCAGGTGGATGAACGACCAGGGCTACCGGGGAACGCTCGGCGGCGCATGGGCTCCCGTGTCTCTGGGCCGGCTGCTGGACAACCCGGTGATCGCCGGGCTCGCCCAAGATCCCAAGACGGGGGAGCTGTACGAAACCGGCCTCCCGCGGATCATTGAGCCGGAAGAATTCGAGGAGCTGCGGAAGCGCCAGCGCCGCCCGGAGCGCACCACACCCGACTTCGACTACATGCTCACTGGCGGACTGTTGGGGACGTGTGGCCTGTGCGGCCATGCCCTCGTCGGCGCCCGTTCCAATAGCTCCACCCCCGGCTACCGGTGCCAACCCGATGAGGAGGGCGGCTGCGGAAAGGTCCGTGTCGCAGCCCATCTGCTCGAGGACTACGTCGGCACCCGTGTCCTTGGCGAGCTGGCACGGCCCGGCGCGTTGCTTCGGCTCCAGGAGGAGAAGGCCCGCATCGAAGCCGAGGCCGAGCAGGTCCGGAATCGGCTTGCTGCACTCGAAGAGCAGCGAGGCAACCTTGCCGAGGACTACGCCAAGCAAGAGCTCGGCCGCGCCGCCTACAAGGCGGCCAACCAGAAGATCGACGATGCCGAAAAGGAGCTTCGGCAGACGCTCCGCTACGCCGAGCAGGTAGCAGCGGCCCCGCTTGGCGGGATCGACGACGTCACGGGCCTGGTGAACTGGTGGAACAGCGCGCCGGCGAAATCCCGACGCGCCCTGTGTCACCTGCTCCTCGACCAAGTCGAGGTGTATCAGGCTTCGGCGCGCGGCATCCGGCACATCGAGGACGGTCGGGTAGTGCTGCGATGGAAGAGCGCCGGCGGCCAGGTGTCCTGA
- a CDS encoding DNA-binding protein, protein MTHTAQVPTSSQMTRQELLELPLTVSMETAARALGIGKSKAYGLLRSGEFPVRTLKLGSVVKVPTAALWEVLGVTPHP, encoded by the coding sequence ATGACACACACCGCGCAGGTTCCGACCAGTTCGCAGATGACCCGTCAGGAGTTGTTGGAACTGCCGCTCACCGTCAGCATGGAGACCGCAGCTCGGGCGCTGGGCATCGGGAAGAGCAAGGCCTACGGGCTGCTGCGGTCTGGCGAGTTCCCGGTGCGGACGCTGAAGCTAGGCTCAGTGGTCAAGGTGCCCACTGCAGCTCTTTGGGAAGTGCTGGGCGTGACGCCCCACCCCTGA
- a CDS encoding site-specific integrase, with product MFEPSYYKRCACKTEAVGEDGQPILGPDGQPKLKELGSDCPKLKQSGHGSWYFYLELEPGENGKRRRVRRGGHATKDDAKIKAREVYDEANAGADVLSDETMQQFLESWLRRKKKLARTTVHSYEEHINNYLIPHLGHIKRRDLRPRHIEAMYDALEEANGKRLTHLARIEELKADAAAKKAAWVRAETQEERRPARAAWIAANAALREGSKGLRKPTGPATIQRINATLSSALGSAVKKGEMSRNWAAMVELPSAKRPRALVWTAPRIEEWKRTGARPSPVMVWTPKLTGSFLDQVADDRLYALWHLLVFRGLRRGEACALPWSEVDLEGGWIHINQQIVEVAYKTFGEEPKADSVRTIPIDRDTVAALRVWKKTQAKERKEWSGDNAWTESGRVFTQEDGTGYHPDWMSRRFKRLVEVLGLPPVRLHDLRHGSATLSLLAGTDIKVVQERLGHSSRQITSDTYTSVLPELMHAEAEALSSIVPRTAAAEEKPDRGEDAAADPGADSDNREGGGDAPTRAA from the coding sequence ATGTTCGAGCCGTCGTACTACAAGCGGTGCGCCTGCAAGACAGAGGCGGTCGGCGAAGACGGTCAGCCGATCCTCGGCCCGGACGGGCAGCCGAAGCTCAAGGAGCTCGGCTCCGACTGTCCCAAGCTCAAGCAGAGCGGCCACGGGTCCTGGTACTTCTACCTCGAGCTTGAGCCGGGAGAGAACGGCAAGCGCCGCCGGGTACGCCGCGGCGGGCACGCCACCAAGGACGACGCCAAGATCAAGGCGAGGGAGGTCTACGACGAGGCCAACGCCGGCGCGGACGTCCTGTCCGACGAGACCATGCAGCAGTTCTTGGAGTCCTGGCTGCGCCGGAAGAAGAAGCTGGCTCGGACCACGGTGCACTCGTACGAGGAGCACATCAACAACTACCTGATCCCGCACCTGGGGCACATCAAGCGCCGCGACCTGCGCCCTCGCCACATTGAGGCGATGTACGACGCCCTGGAAGAAGCCAACGGGAAGCGACTCACACACCTCGCCCGCATCGAGGAGCTCAAGGCCGACGCGGCGGCCAAGAAGGCCGCGTGGGTGCGGGCCGAGACCCAGGAGGAGCGCAGGCCGGCCAGGGCAGCCTGGATCGCGGCGAATGCGGCGCTGCGTGAGGGAAGCAAGGGCCTTCGGAAGCCGACGGGGCCGGCCACCATCCAACGGATCAACGCCACCTTGTCCTCGGCTCTCGGGTCGGCGGTGAAGAAGGGCGAGATGAGCCGCAACTGGGCGGCGATGGTCGAGCTGCCCTCCGCAAAGCGCCCGCGAGCACTGGTGTGGACAGCCCCGCGGATCGAGGAGTGGAAGCGCACCGGCGCCCGCCCCTCGCCCGTGATGGTCTGGACACCCAAGCTGACGGGCTCGTTCCTCGACCAGGTGGCCGATGACCGGCTGTACGCCCTATGGCACCTTCTGGTGTTCCGCGGCCTGCGCCGCGGTGAGGCATGCGCGCTGCCCTGGTCAGAGGTCGATCTCGAAGGAGGCTGGATCCACATCAACCAGCAGATCGTCGAGGTCGCCTACAAGACCTTCGGCGAGGAGCCGAAGGCCGACAGCGTGCGCACCATCCCGATCGACAGGGACACCGTGGCAGCCCTGCGCGTCTGGAAGAAGACGCAGGCCAAGGAACGCAAGGAGTGGTCCGGCGACAATGCCTGGACCGAGTCGGGCCGGGTGTTCACCCAGGAGGACGGCACGGGGTATCACCCGGACTGGATGAGCCGCCGCTTCAAGCGGCTGGTCGAGGTCCTCGGCCTGCCGCCGGTGCGGCTCCACGACCTGCGGCACGGCTCGGCGACGCTGTCGCTGCTCGCGGGCACCGACATCAAGGTGGTGCAGGAGCGTCTGGGGCACTCCTCGCGGCAGATCACGTCCGACACCTACACCTCGGTGCTGCCGGAGCTGATGCACGCCGAGGCGGAGGCCCTGAGCAGCATCGTGCCACGCACCGCTGCGGCCGAGGAGAAGCCGGACCGGGGTGAGGACGCGGCCGCCGATCCGGGCGCCGACAGCGACAACCGGGAGGGCGGCGGCGATGCCCCGACGCGTGCCGCCTGA
- a CDS encoding YtxH domain-containing protein — MRYRLTFIAGMAVGYVLGTRAGRERYEKLKKSARQVAQNPALRNAVDSAAYTGRQVAGKAFTSVSSRVGNRMPDSVASRVRSLRERSNNGAEDDWGVSNT; from the coding sequence ATGCGGTACCGCCTCACGTTCATCGCCGGAATGGCCGTCGGGTACGTACTGGGAACCCGGGCCGGGCGGGAGCGTTACGAGAAGCTGAAGAAGTCCGCGCGGCAGGTGGCGCAGAACCCGGCCCTGCGCAATGCCGTGGACTCGGCGGCGTACACCGGCCGCCAGGTGGCGGGCAAGGCGTTCACCTCGGTGAGCAGCCGGGTCGGGAACCGGATGCCGGACTCCGTGGCCTCGCGGGTGCGGTCGCTGCGTGAGCGCAGCAACAACGGCGCCGAGGACGACTGGGGCGTCAGCAACACCTGA
- a CDS encoding FGGY family carbohydrate kinase, whose amino-acid sequence MGIVAGLDSSSAFTRIVVCDTDTGAVLRQGYAPHPVDPKATDVDPQAWLLSLGEAAGDGLLEGVQAIGVAAQQHALVALDRQGAPVRPAMTGADKRAQVAAADLVDAFGGRQAWAEAVGSVPQAAQPVAKLRWLARTEPEAAQQVAMVMQPHDWLVWQLLGRPVRRTTDRGAASGTGYWSAATGMYRPDLVELALGHQAALPEVLGPSDAAGMTPEGLLISAGTGETMAAALGLGVGPGDVVVSLGASGSVMAVHHEALADPSGMITSFADATGMHMPVVYTSNAVRALRGTADMLGTDLKGLSELALKSTPGSCGLVLLPYLEGERTPRLPHAAGTLAGLRRESMKPEHLARASFEGMLCSLADALDVLRGRGVEVRRVFLLGQAAELPAVQAAAPALLGGQVVVPQPADYTALGAARQAAWALGVAHGTLTPQTPPAWQGAAAQVFEPGEELAAGQAVRQQYVTTREQIHPGAFGAES is encoded by the coding sequence ATGGGGATAGTCGCCGGGCTGGACAGTTCATCCGCCTTCACACGCATCGTCGTCTGCGACACCGATACGGGTGCCGTGCTGCGCCAGGGGTACGCACCCCATCCGGTGGATCCGAAGGCGACCGACGTCGATCCCCAGGCCTGGCTGCTGTCGCTCGGTGAGGCCGCGGGCGACGGTCTGCTGGAGGGCGTCCAGGCCATCGGCGTGGCCGCCCAGCAGCACGCCCTGGTCGCCCTCGACCGACAGGGTGCTCCGGTGCGGCCGGCGATGACCGGCGCCGACAAGCGGGCGCAGGTGGCCGCGGCCGATCTGGTCGACGCGTTCGGCGGGCGGCAGGCGTGGGCCGAGGCCGTGGGGTCGGTGCCGCAGGCGGCGCAGCCGGTGGCCAAGCTGCGCTGGCTGGCCAGGACGGAGCCGGAGGCGGCTCAGCAGGTCGCGATGGTGATGCAGCCGCACGACTGGCTGGTGTGGCAGCTGCTGGGCCGGCCGGTCAGGCGGACGACGGACCGGGGAGCCGCGTCCGGTACGGGCTACTGGTCCGCGGCCACCGGCATGTACCGGCCGGACCTGGTGGAGCTGGCGCTCGGCCACCAGGCGGCGCTGCCGGAGGTGCTGGGCCCCTCCGACGCGGCCGGGATGACCCCCGAGGGGCTGCTGATCTCCGCCGGTACGGGCGAGACGATGGCCGCCGCGCTGGGGTTGGGGGTCGGGCCCGGGGACGTGGTGGTGTCGCTGGGCGCGTCCGGTTCGGTGATGGCCGTGCACCACGAGGCGCTGGCCGACCCGAGCGGCATGATCACCTCGTTCGCGGACGCCACCGGAATGCATATGCCGGTGGTGTACACGTCGAACGCGGTACGGGCACTGCGCGGCACGGCCGACATGCTGGGCACGGACCTGAAGGGACTGTCCGAGCTGGCGCTGAAGTCGACTCCGGGCTCCTGCGGCCTCGTACTGCTGCCGTATCTGGAGGGTGAGCGCACCCCGCGGCTGCCGCATGCCGCGGGCACGCTGGCCGGGCTGCGGCGCGAGTCGATGAAGCCCGAGCATCTGGCGCGGGCGTCCTTCGAGGGGATGCTCTGCTCGCTGGCGGACGCCCTGGACGTGCTGCGGGGACGCGGGGTGGAGGTGCGACGGGTGTTCCTGCTGGGGCAGGCCGCCGAACTTCCTGCCGTACAGGCCGCGGCACCGGCGCTGCTCGGGGGCCAGGTCGTCGTACCGCAGCCCGCGGACTACACGGCGCTGGGCGCGGCCCGGCAGGCGGCCTGGGCGCTGGGTGTGGCGCACGGAACACTGACCCCGCAGACCCCGCCGGCCTGGCAGGGCGCGGCCGCTCAGGTGTTCGAGCCGGGCGAGGAGCTGGCGGCGGGACAGGCGGTGCGGCAGCAGTACGTGACGACACGTGAGCAGATCCACCCCGGGGCGTTCGGCGCGGAGTCGTGA
- a CDS encoding ABC transporter ATP-binding protein, with the protein MLIRLLRTHLSPYKKPILLLVALQLLQTGATLYLPTLNADIIDKGVIRGDTGYILRFGGLMVAVSVLQVACNIGAVFFGARTAAALGRDVRGAVFDRVQSFSARELGHFGAPSLITRTTNDVQQVQMLTLMAFTMMVSAPIMFVGGIIMALGLDVPMSGVLLAVGPVLGVAVGLIVRKMRPLFRTMQERLDTVNRVLREQITGNRVIRAFVKDAYEQERFRGANTELTDVSLSTGRLMALMFPTVMTVSNIACVALIWFGAHRIDSGGMEIGALTAFLAYLMQIVMAVMMATFMFMMVPRAEVCAERIEEALGTETSVVPPTAPVRELASHGHLEVRGAEFRYPGAEEPVLRAVNLVARPGETTAVIGSTGSGKSTLLGLVPRLSDVTDGEVLVGGVDVRTLDPAVLSRTVGLVPQKPYLFSGTVATNLRYGNPDATDEELWRALEVAQARDFVERLDGGLNAPVAQGGTNVSGGQRQRLAIARVLVARPEIYLFDDSFSALDYATDAALRAALAGETADATVVIVAQRVSTIRDADRIVVLDEGRVVGAGRHHELMADNETYREIVLSQLTEAEAA; encoded by the coding sequence GTGCTCATTCGACTCCTGCGGACCCATCTGAGTCCGTACAAGAAACCGATACTCCTGCTGGTGGCGCTCCAACTGCTACAGACGGGCGCCACCCTGTATCTGCCCACCCTGAACGCGGACATCATCGACAAGGGTGTCATCAGAGGAGACACGGGCTACATCCTGCGGTTCGGCGGCCTCATGGTCGCGGTCAGCGTCCTTCAGGTCGCCTGCAACATCGGGGCGGTCTTCTTCGGCGCCAGGACCGCGGCGGCGCTCGGCCGGGATGTGCGCGGCGCCGTCTTCGACCGGGTGCAGTCGTTCTCCGCACGCGAGCTGGGACACTTCGGCGCCCCCTCGTTGATCACCCGCACCACCAATGACGTCCAGCAGGTCCAGATGCTGACGCTGATGGCGTTCACGATGATGGTCTCGGCACCGATCATGTTCGTGGGCGGCATCATCATGGCCCTCGGCCTGGACGTGCCGATGTCGGGGGTGCTGCTCGCCGTGGGACCGGTCCTCGGTGTCGCGGTCGGCCTGATCGTACGGAAGATGCGACCGCTGTTCCGCACCATGCAGGAGCGGCTGGACACGGTGAACCGGGTGCTGCGCGAGCAGATCACCGGCAACCGGGTGATCCGCGCCTTCGTGAAGGACGCGTACGAGCAGGAGCGGTTCCGTGGGGCGAACACCGAGCTGACGGACGTCTCGCTGTCGACCGGACGGCTGATGGCGCTGATGTTCCCGACCGTGATGACGGTCTCGAACATCGCGTGCGTGGCCCTGATCTGGTTCGGCGCTCACCGCATCGACAGCGGAGGGATGGAGATCGGTGCGCTGACGGCCTTTCTCGCCTATCTGATGCAGATCGTGATGGCCGTGATGATGGCCACCTTCATGTTCATGATGGTGCCGCGCGCCGAGGTCTGCGCCGAGCGGATCGAGGAGGCGCTGGGCACGGAGACCAGTGTGGTCCCGCCCACCGCGCCGGTACGGGAGCTGGCCTCGCACGGCCACCTGGAGGTGCGGGGCGCGGAGTTCCGCTATCCGGGTGCCGAGGAGCCGGTGCTGCGCGCCGTGAACCTGGTCGCCCGGCCCGGCGAGACGACCGCGGTCATCGGATCGACGGGCAGCGGCAAGTCGACACTTCTGGGGCTCGTACCGCGGCTGTCCGATGTGACGGACGGCGAGGTGCTGGTCGGCGGCGTGGACGTGCGCACACTGGACCCGGCGGTGCTGTCGCGGACGGTCGGCCTGGTGCCGCAGAAGCCGTACCTCTTCTCCGGTACGGTCGCCACGAACCTGCGGTACGGCAATCCGGACGCGACCGACGAGGAGCTGTGGCGGGCCCTGGAGGTCGCCCAGGCCAGGGACTTCGTGGAGCGGTTGGATGGCGGGCTGAACGCGCCCGTCGCGCAGGGCGGCACGAATGTCTCGGGCGGTCAGCGGCAGCGGCTTGCGATCGCGCGGGTGCTGGTGGCCCGGCCGGAGATCTATCTCTTCGACGATTCCTTCTCGGCGCTGGACTACGCCACCGACGCCGCGCTGCGCGCTGCGCTGGCCGGTGAGACAGCGGACGCCACCGTGGTGATCGTCGCGCAGCGGGTGTCCACGATCCGTGACGCCGACCGGATCGTGGTCCTCGACGAGGGCCGGGTCGTCGGCGCCGGTCGGCACCACGAGCTGATGGCGGACAACGAGACCTACCGGGAGATCGTCCTCTCCCAGCTGACGGAGGCGGAGGCCGCATGA
- a CDS encoding ABC transporter ATP-binding protein — MSGGPMARMMGGGPAQRSIDFKGSGKRLLRQLAPERTTLWVMLFATVLSVAGSVAGPLVLGRATDQVFAGVVGRQMPEGLTKEQVLESMRQKGDDGIADMLSGTDFTPGQGIDFDAVGRVLLLVLAVYVASGLLMLVATRMGNRAINRTMFRMRQDVQTKLSRLPLSYFDRAQRGEVLSRATNDIDNVGQTMQQSMGQLINSLLTIIGVLAMMFWVSPLLALVALVTVPLSVVVATRVGKRSQPHFVQQWQSTGTLNAHIEEMYTGHALVKVFGRQKESAEAFAEHNEALYQASFKAQLMTGVMQPLMMFVSNLNYVLVAVVGGLRVASGSLSIGDVQAFIQYSRQFSMPLTQVASMANLVQSGVASAERVFELLDAEEQTADSSVSAQPDELLGAVALDRVSFQYEPDKPLIEDLSLKVEPGQTVAIVGPTGAGKTTLVNLLMRFYEVTGGRIALDGADIAEMSRDELRSGIGMVLQDTWLFGGTIADNIAYGANRDVTREEIEEAARAAHADRFIRTLPDGYDTVIDDEGTGVSAGEKQLITIARAFLSDPVILVLDEATSSVDTRTEVLIQKAMARLAHGRTSFVIAHRLSTIRDADVILVMENGSIVEQGTHDELLASDGAYARLYAAQFAQAVAEVD; from the coding sequence ATGAGTGGCGGACCCATGGCACGCATGATGGGCGGCGGGCCCGCCCAGCGGTCGATCGACTTCAAGGGATCCGGAAAGCGGCTGCTGCGGCAGCTGGCCCCGGAGCGGACCACGCTCTGGGTGATGCTGTTCGCCACGGTGCTCAGCGTGGCGGGCTCGGTGGCCGGTCCGCTGGTCCTGGGCCGGGCCACCGACCAGGTCTTCGCCGGGGTCGTCGGCCGGCAGATGCCGGAAGGGCTGACCAAGGAGCAGGTCCTCGAGAGCATGCGGCAGAAGGGCGACGACGGGATCGCCGACATGCTCTCCGGAACGGACTTCACCCCGGGCCAGGGCATCGACTTCGACGCCGTCGGCCGCGTACTGCTGCTCGTGCTCGCGGTGTACGTGGCCTCCGGGCTGCTGATGCTGGTCGCGACCCGTATGGGCAACCGGGCGATCAACCGGACCATGTTCCGGATGCGTCAGGACGTACAGACGAAGCTGTCGCGGCTGCCGCTGTCGTACTTCGACCGGGCCCAGCGCGGCGAGGTGCTCAGCCGGGCCACGAACGACATAGACAACGTCGGCCAGACAATGCAGCAGTCGATGGGCCAGCTCATCAACTCGCTGCTCACCATCATCGGTGTGCTGGCCATGATGTTCTGGGTCTCGCCGCTGCTGGCGCTGGTCGCGCTGGTCACCGTGCCGCTGTCGGTGGTCGTGGCCACCCGGGTCGGCAAGCGGTCGCAGCCGCACTTCGTACAGCAGTGGCAGTCCACCGGCACCCTGAACGCGCACATCGAGGAGATGTACACCGGACATGCGCTGGTGAAGGTCTTCGGACGGCAGAAGGAGTCGGCCGAGGCCTTCGCCGAGCACAACGAAGCGCTCTACCAGGCGAGTTTCAAGGCACAGCTCATGACCGGTGTCATGCAGCCGCTGATGATGTTCGTCTCGAACCTCAACTATGTGCTGGTGGCGGTCGTCGGCGGACTGCGGGTCGCCTCGGGAAGCCTGTCGATCGGCGATGTGCAGGCCTTCATCCAGTACTCGCGGCAGTTCTCCATGCCGCTCACCCAGGTCGCCTCGATGGCGAACCTGGTGCAGTCCGGGGTCGCCTCGGCCGAGCGGGTATTCGAACTGCTCGACGCGGAGGAGCAGACGGCGGACAGCTCGGTGTCCGCACAGCCCGACGAACTGCTCGGCGCGGTCGCACTCGACCGCGTGTCGTTCCAGTACGAGCCGGACAAGCCGCTCATCGAGGATCTGTCGCTGAAGGTCGAACCCGGCCAGACGGTCGCGATCGTCGGCCCGACCGGCGCCGGCAAGACCACGCTGGTCAATCTGCTGATGCGGTTCTACGAGGTGACGGGCGGCCGGATCGCCCTGGACGGGGCCGACATCGCCGAGATGTCCCGCGACGAACTGCGTTCCGGCATCGGCATGGTGCTCCAGGACACCTGGCTCTTCGGAGGCACCATCGCGGACAACATCGCCTACGGCGCGAACCGTGACGTGACCCGCGAGGAGATCGAGGAGGCGGCGCGAGCCGCGCACGCCGACCGCTTCATCCGTACCCTGCCGGACGGCTACGACACCGTCATCGACGACGAGGGCACCGGGGTCAGCGCGGGCGAGAAGCAGCTCATCACCATCGCCCGGGCCTTCCTGTCCGATCCGGTGATCCTGGTGCTGGACGAGGCGACCAGCTCGGTCGACACCCGTACCGAGGTGCTCATCCAGAAGGCCATGGCCCGGCTGGCCCACGGCCGCACCAGCTTCGTCATCGCCCACCGTCTCTCCACCATCCGGGACGCCGACGTCATCCTGGTCATGGAGAACGGCTCGATCGTCGAACAGGGCACCCACGACGAACTGCTGGCCTCGGATGGTGCCTACGCCCGGCTGTACGCGGCGCAGTTCGCGCAGGCGGTGGCCGAGGTCGATTAG